The proteins below come from a single Afipia sp. P52-10 genomic window:
- a CDS encoding VOC family protein, whose amino-acid sequence MPRLERVIETAIYVDDLARAAAFYETVMELPLLASDSRFRAYDVGGQSVFLVFKRGATLEEVHLPGGSIPPHDGHGPLHLAFGIAVEELPAWERRLADNGIAIEARTDWPRGGKSIYFRDPDNHVLELATRGIWATY is encoded by the coding sequence ATGCCGCGCCTGGAGCGGGTGATCGAGACGGCCATCTACGTTGACGATCTCGCGCGCGCGGCGGCGTTCTACGAAACTGTGATGGAGCTGCCGCTGTTGGCCTCGGACAGCCGTTTCCGCGCTTATGATGTCGGCGGCCAGAGCGTGTTCCTGGTGTTCAAGCGCGGCGCGACGCTGGAGGAGGTGCATTTGCCGGGCGGCTCGATCCCGCCGCACGACGGCCACGGGCCGTTGCATCTGGCCTTCGGGATCGCGGTGGAGGAACTGCCCGCATGGGAGCGGCGGCTGGCCGACAACGGCATTGCTATTGAGGCTCGCACCGACTGGCCGCGGGGTGGCAAGAGCATCTACTTCCGCGATCCGGACAACCATGTGCTTGAGCTGGCGACCCGCGGGATCTGGGCTACCTATTGA
- a CDS encoding iron-sulfur cluster assembly accessory protein, translating to MATATVRPRPQVMRLTDAAAARIRELTERSDKPIAGLRVGVKNGGCAGMSYTVEYADEIKTSDEIVEDKGVKVLVDPKAVLFLLGTEMDFKVDKMAATFVFNNPNQTSACGCGESVSITPAKLPA from the coding sequence ATGGCGACTGCGACTGTAAGGCCCCGTCCGCAGGTGATGCGTCTGACCGACGCGGCTGCGGCCCGCATCCGCGAACTGACCGAGCGTTCCGATAAGCCGATCGCCGGCTTGCGCGTGGGCGTCAAGAATGGCGGCTGTGCCGGTATGTCGTACACGGTCGAGTATGCCGACGAGATCAAGACGAGCGACGAGATTGTCGAGGACAAGGGCGTGAAGGTCCTGGTCGACCCGAAGGCCGTGCTATTCCTGCTCGGCACGGAGATGGACTTCAAGGTCGACAAGATGGCGGCGACCTTCGTGTTTAACAATCCGAACCAGACCAGCGCCTGCGGCTGCGGCGAGTCCGTCTCGATCACGCCGGCCAAGCTGCCCGCCTAA
- a CDS encoding TfoX/Sxy family protein — MDRETIAEMFSAFGPVAAKRMFSGFGLWSEGVCFCLVLRGGEFYLKADVITIPQFEDNGCKPFSYTQRTSGKVVSVNSFWRMPERLYDDPDELAEWARAAVGAAHRAASIKAKRSRPNAASKIRTPSAATASAKTSSKTSSKTSSKTSSQASRKPSGTLKNASGSGVAGKGAKAARKTAKRSAAPAVRAKAKKRQQRNAVRTIR; from the coding sequence ATGGACCGCGAGACGATCGCCGAAATGTTTTCGGCGTTCGGTCCCGTCGCGGCCAAACGCATGTTCTCCGGCTTCGGGCTGTGGTCGGAAGGCGTATGCTTCTGCCTCGTGCTGCGCGGTGGCGAGTTCTATCTGAAGGCCGACGTTATCACCATCCCGCAGTTCGAGGATAATGGCTGCAAGCCGTTCAGCTACACCCAGCGCACCAGCGGCAAGGTCGTGAGTGTCAATTCGTTCTGGCGGATGCCGGAGCGGCTGTACGACGATCCGGACGAACTTGCGGAGTGGGCGCGGGCGGCGGTCGGCGCAGCGCATCGGGCGGCGTCGATCAAGGCAAAGCGATCGCGCCCAAACGCGGCAAGCAAGATCAGGACGCCATCAGCAGCAACGGCTTCGGCCAAGACCTCAAGCAAGACCTCAAGCAAGACCTCAAGCAAGACCTCAAGCCAAGCATCCCGCAAGCCTTCCGGGACGTTGAAGAATGCGTCCGGCAGCGGCGTTGCGGGGAAGGGCGCAAAAGCGGCGCGGAAGACGGCGAAACGCAGCGCGGCACCGGCTGTGCGTGCCAAGGCAAAGAAGCGGCAGCAGCGGAACGCCGTTCGCACGATACGCTGA
- the sufD gene encoding Fe-S cluster assembly protein SufD, protein MNVVTKTDGGGRVLADQFASVLPRLPGAKGVAAMRARALESFAREGLPHRRIEDWKYTDLRALVGELFPVAVAPDKAALDRAAKALKTHTLDGVRRLVIVDGVFVPSLSDVGALEGGLSIRPLASVLTEETGVHDLLASDDAGAGSMFALNSALMADGVVIDVAKDSSPARPLQIAHVTTTEKVATYTRSLVRIGANVNATLVESFIASDGVSAYQVNDATMIAVGDGASLDHVRLMEDAREAVNIATSKTVLGRDASYKIFNLTSGAAVSRYQALLRFDGEGARAETYGVNLLNGSQHGDTTLVVDHAVPHCASREVFRAVLDDRARSVFQGRIIVRQDAQKTDGKMETRALLLSDEAEVDNKPELEIFADDVTCGHGATAGALDESLLFYLRARGLPEKEAQSLLIQAFVGEAIEAIADDRLREAATDAAVRWLEARG, encoded by the coding sequence ATGAACGTTGTAACTAAGACAGATGGTGGCGGGCGTGTACTGGCGGATCAGTTCGCTAGTGTGCTGCCGCGACTACCGGGAGCCAAGGGCGTCGCGGCCATGCGGGCGCGCGCGCTTGAATCGTTTGCGCGCGAGGGATTGCCGCATCGACGGATCGAGGACTGGAAGTACACCGACTTGCGTGCGCTTGTCGGCGAACTGTTTCCTGTCGCGGTGGCGCCGGACAAGGCGGCCCTTGATCGGGCGGCGAAGGCGCTGAAGACCCATACGCTGGATGGCGTGCGGCGACTGGTGATCGTGGACGGCGTGTTCGTGCCAAGCCTGTCCGATGTCGGCGCGCTGGAGGGCGGATTGAGCATCCGGCCGCTGGCGTCGGTGTTGACCGAAGAGACCGGTGTGCACGATCTGCTCGCCAGCGACGATGCCGGCGCCGGATCGATGTTCGCGCTGAACTCGGCGCTGATGGCTGATGGCGTGGTCATCGACGTGGCGAAGGATTCCTCGCCCGCGCGCCCGTTGCAGATCGCGCATGTGACGACGACCGAGAAGGTCGCGACCTACACGCGTTCGCTGGTTCGCATCGGCGCCAACGTCAACGCGACGCTGGTGGAGAGTTTCATCGCCAGCGATGGTGTCTCGGCCTATCAGGTCAACGACGCGACCATGATCGCGGTCGGCGACGGCGCGAGCCTCGATCATGTGCGTCTGATGGAAGATGCGCGCGAGGCGGTCAACATCGCAACGTCGAAGACCGTGCTCGGGCGTGATGCGTCCTACAAGATCTTCAATTTGACGAGCGGCGCGGCCGTCAGCCGCTATCAGGCGCTGCTGCGCTTCGACGGCGAAGGCGCGCGGGCGGAGACCTATGGCGTCAACCTGCTGAACGGTAGCCAGCATGGCGACACGACGCTGGTGGTCGATCATGCGGTGCCGCATTGCGCGAGCCGCGAGGTGTTCCGCGCGGTGCTGGACGACCGCGCGCGATCGGTGTTCCAGGGACGCATCATCGTGCGGCAGGACGCGCAGAAGACCGACGGCAAGATGGAGACGCGGGCGCTTTTGCTGTCCGACGAGGCCGAGGTCGATAACAAGCCGGAGCTCGAGATTTTCGCGGACGACGTGACCTGCGGTCACGGCGCGACCGCGGGTGCGCTGGACGAGAGCCTGCTGTTCTACCTGCGCGCGCGTGGGCTACCCGAGAAGGAAGCCCAGTCGCTGCTGATCCAGGCATTTGTCGGCGAGGCGATCGAAGCCATTGCCGATGATCGGTTGCGGGAAGCCGCAACGGATGCGGCGGTGCGCTGGCTGGAGGCACGAGGCTGA
- a CDS encoding cysteine desulfurase — protein sequence MMTHPAVKNGAYDVARLREDFPALAMQVYGKPLVYLDNAASAQKPAAVLDRMQKAFTSEYANVHRGLHYLANAATEAYEGGRERVAKFLNARRHEEIIFTRNATEAINLVASSFGAPMIKEGDEIVLSIMEHHSNIVPWHFLRERQGAVLKWAPVDEDGNFLIEEFEKLLGPRTKLVAMTQMSNALGTIVPIKEVVKLAHARGIPVLVDGSQAAVHLAVDVQDIDCDFYVFTGHKLYGPTGIGVLYGKYDLLSQMRPYTGGGEMIREVSRDVVTYGDPPHRFEAGTPPIVEAIGLGAAIDYVSSIGKDRIAAHEHDLVTYAQDRLREINSLRIIGNARDKGAIVSFDMKGAHPHDIATVIDRSGIAVRAGTHCVMPLLERFNVTATCRASFAMYNTREEVDSLAQALIKARDLFA from the coding sequence CTGATGACCCATCCAGCGGTGAAGAATGGCGCTTACGACGTTGCGAGGCTGCGCGAGGATTTTCCAGCGCTTGCCATGCAGGTCTACGGCAAACCGCTGGTTTATCTCGACAATGCGGCGTCGGCGCAGAAGCCGGCCGCGGTGCTCGACCGGATGCAGAAGGCGTTCACGTCCGAATACGCGAACGTGCATCGCGGATTGCACTATCTCGCCAATGCCGCGACCGAAGCCTATGAGGGCGGACGCGAGCGGGTGGCGAAATTCCTGAATGCACGCCGTCACGAGGAGATCATCTTCACCCGCAACGCGACCGAGGCGATCAACCTGGTCGCGTCGTCGTTCGGGGCGCCGATGATCAAGGAGGGCGATGAGATCGTCCTGTCGATCATGGAGCACCACTCCAACATCGTGCCGTGGCACTTCCTGCGCGAGCGCCAGGGCGCCGTGCTGAAGTGGGCGCCGGTCGACGAGGACGGCAACTTCCTGATCGAGGAGTTCGAGAAGCTGCTCGGGCCACGCACCAAGCTGGTGGCGATGACCCAGATGTCCAATGCGCTCGGCACCATCGTTCCGATCAAGGAGGTGGTGAAGCTTGCCCATGCGCGCGGCATTCCCGTGCTGGTGGACGGCAGCCAGGCCGCGGTCCACCTCGCCGTGGACGTGCAGGATATCGACTGCGACTTCTACGTTTTCACCGGGCACAAGCTATACGGGCCAACCGGCATCGGCGTGCTCTACGGCAAGTACGATCTTCTGTCGCAGATGCGACCCTATACCGGCGGCGGCGAGATGATCCGTGAGGTGTCGCGCGATGTCGTGACTTATGGTGATCCACCGCACCGGTTCGAGGCCGGCACGCCGCCGATCGTCGAGGCGATCGGCCTGGGCGCTGCGATCGATTACGTGAGTTCGATCGGCAAGGACCGCATTGCCGCGCACGAGCACGACCTCGTGACCTACGCGCAGGATCGCCTGCGCGAGATCAATTCGCTGCGCATCATCGGCAATGCCCGCGACAAGGGGGCGATCGTATCCTTCGACATGAAGGGCGCGCATCCCCACGACATCGCTACGGTGATCGACCGATCGGGCATCGCCGTCAGGGCCGGCACCCATTGCGTGATGCCGCTTTTGGAGCGCTTCAACGTGACGGCCACGTGTCGGGCGTCGTTTGCCATGTATAATACCCGCGAAGAGGTCGATAGCCTCGCGCAGGCACTGATCAAGGCTCGGGATTTGTTCGCATGA
- a CDS encoding SUF system Fe-S cluster assembly protein, producing MTQDGPTTTDAPATAAAIRENVAQQSALPPEETERLTTDIVAALKTVFDPEIPADIYELGLIYKVDIQDDRSVAIEMTLTTPNCPAAEELPTMVENAVASIPGVGKVDVQIVWEPSWTPDRMSDEARLVLNMW from the coding sequence ATGACCCAGGATGGCCCCACCACCACGGATGCTCCGGCCACGGCCGCTGCCATTCGCGAGAATGTCGCCCAGCAGTCGGCGCTGCCGCCGGAGGAGACTGAGCGGCTGACCACCGATATCGTCGCAGCGCTGAAGACGGTGTTCGATCCGGAGATTCCGGCCGACATCTACGAACTCGGCCTGATCTACAAGGTGGATATCCAGGACGATCGCAGCGTCGCGATCGAGATGACGCTGACGACGCCGAACTGCCCGGCCGCTGAGGAGCTTCCGACCATGGTTGAGAATGCGGTCGCCAGCATTCCAGGCGTCGGCAAGGTCGATGTTCAGATCGTCTGGGAGCCGTCATGGACCCCGGATCGGATGTCGGATGAGGCCCGCCTGGTCCTGAACATGTGGTGA
- a CDS encoding GGDEF domain-containing protein, whose translation MIGLLDEHERTLAFAEVALGQIKSLRQTAVPRNYEVWYVYATGYNPALNKIINETLARTGKISETELEQIYDTYLSQFRASDQIDKVGSRVVTEIDDVMKLISEALGSTSAFGTRLEGASERLADARDQASVRAVIETLIESTREMQQQNASLETRLAASKVEINNLQHSLEAIRAESLTDPLTSLGNRKYFDRALVDAVRVARERGDPLSLIMFDIDHFKSFNDNYGHLTGDQVLRLVAMSLKQNVKGQDITARYGGEEFAVVLPTTSLRQALTVADHIRRAVMSKELKKRSTGEILGRVTVSAGVSVLSAADEADTLIERADACLYAAKRAGRNRVVCEADPEYSAEIHIQVA comes from the coding sequence GTGATCGGACTGCTCGACGAACACGAACGAACCTTGGCTTTCGCCGAGGTTGCGCTAGGGCAGATCAAATCCCTGCGGCAGACGGCTGTACCGCGCAATTACGAAGTCTGGTACGTCTACGCGACCGGCTACAATCCCGCCCTCAACAAGATCATCAACGAAACGCTCGCTCGCACCGGCAAGATTTCCGAGACCGAGCTCGAGCAGATCTACGACACCTACCTGTCGCAGTTTCGCGCCAGCGATCAGATCGACAAGGTCGGTTCGCGCGTCGTCACCGAGATCGACGATGTCATGAAGCTGATCAGCGAGGCGCTCGGCTCGACGTCGGCGTTCGGCACGCGGCTTGAGGGCGCGAGCGAAAGGCTTGCTGACGCCCGCGACCAGGCATCGGTTCGCGCCGTCATCGAAACGTTGATTGAATCGACCCGTGAGATGCAGCAGCAGAATGCCTCGCTGGAGACGCGGCTTGCCGCGTCGAAAGTCGAGATCAACAATCTGCAGCACAGCCTCGAAGCAATTCGCGCCGAGAGTCTGACCGATCCGCTCACCTCGCTCGGCAACCGCAAGTACTTCGATCGCGCGCTGGTCGATGCGGTGCGTGTCGCGCGGGAGCGTGGCGATCCGCTGTCGCTCATCATGTTCGATATCGATCATTTCAAGTCGTTCAACGACAACTACGGCCATCTCACCGGCGATCAGGTGCTGCGGCTGGTGGCGATGTCGCTGAAGCAGAACGTCAAGGGCCAGGACATCACCGCCCGCTATGGTGGCGAAGAGTTCGCGGTCGTGCTGCCAACCACCAGCCTGCGGCAGGCCTTGACGGTCGCCGACCATATCCGCCGTGCCGTCATGTCGAAGGAACTGAAGAAGCGCTCGACCGGTGAGATCCTCGGTCGCGTCACCGTCTCCGCCGGCGTGTCAGTCCTGTCTGCCGCGGACGAAGCAGACACGTTGATCGAGCGCGCCGATGCCTGCCTCTATGCGGCCAAGCGCGCTGGCCGCAACCGGGTCGTTTGCGAAGCCGATCCGGAATACTCCGCCGAAATTCATATTCAGGTGGCCTAA